The region TGCAGACTGCAAAGCACACTCCGTAGGATTGAAACAGCCCTCCCTCTTTCCTACCACTGAAAAACCTGAAGCACATTCAAATAAAACCGCCACGATAAAAATTAGTGTCAGAAACAGGAACAGCACCCAACTTACACCTTGAATTCCTGCCTAACTGCTCGGTTTCTCCTGCTACAAACAGcataaagaagcaaaaaaggaTTATTATAAATCTTTTACAGGTCACCTTTAGCACTACCTCTAAATACAGTGACTGGGCAGAGTACATAGTTTCTGAACTGGCTAAAGATGGTCTGGCTGTATAAAGTCTGGACTCAGCAGTTGTATGAAGGGGACTTTAAgaggatttgtttgttttctttctcaagcTCTAGCCCATGCAAAACTACTAAGTTATGGATTTGTTTCTTAAATGGCCTGTTTGGCTGGAACAAAGTCTCTCTTGCTTCCTCTATTTTGTTACTAACACAGGCTGCTTGTAATCATTATATCCTTCACGATTTAAACAATGATAATAAAATCTGGCCTATAATGGGTGTTTCATCTTTAGCAGGAAGGAGAGTTTTCCAATGCTAGGACAGTATTCAGTGTTAACAAACCAAGCTGGATCTCTGGTATAGAACAAATGTAGGAAAACAACTGATGTTTTCAGTAAAGGTAAGTCAAGGTAATTCCTTAGAAAAGGGTGAAATGTTTTCACATATGCTATCCTCCAATCCCACTGAGACTCTTCCAGTGAAGTTCTTCAAAGAACTAAGTTTTAATTCCATCTCCCTTGCcccagtttctttcttttcctggcaGCAAGATTAAAAGTAGTAAATGTAGTGACTTACCGAGCTTCCTTAATGTGAAAAACCAGCAGGCCTTGCAAATAAAACTTTGCAGAACCAAGAATGCAATTACCATGGGACTGAGTCCCAGGCAGCTGGAAAACTTGCCCACCAGATCTCTAATCAGTCTCTGAAAATGCATCATCCTGCTCTGATTAGAGACCTGGTACAACAGCAGTGAGTTCATTTGGGGAGTCTGGCTTTCCTGTGTATTTGCAAGAGTTTGAAGATCAATCAGGTGATGTGTACAAATACCTACTTTATGGCAGGTCCACATAAAGAAAGGTGGAATAAATTGCTGAATTTACCAAATTTAAGCCTCTCTGGAGTTAAATTTCTGTTATTGTTCTGATATCTACCAAGTATTCTGTCTCCCTTTCCAGTGTTTGCCTTAAAGGGAGCAGAAGATAGAAAGACTATTATTAAGATTTTGTGAATCTTGGAACTAATATTGCCTGGAACTACTATTTCTCTGTAGGGTGAGGTGTCTTTTAGCATAGTACAATTCCAACGTCAAGCTCAGTCCTGGAGTAGGTGGAAGCAACAGCAGTTGCACTTGCCCAACAGGATTTGAAGACTCCTTGTATAAACCACAGCAACAGGATGTTTTGAACAGGACCTTGACATTCTATACCTAACTCTAATTCAAACCTCAGTGTACTTGCCTTCATTGGGTTTTCTTTGCATAAGAAAATAGCATGTGCATTCCTGAGAAAATTGGTGGAATTCTGCTATAAATCTCTCCATCATCAGTGTACCTGCTGGCCCCATCTGAAACAAAATTGAGAAGGAGCTACAGTGGtagaagaaaagcaattaaaacaatttctctgaatcctacttttttttttttcccagtagtTGGGTTGGTTTTATTGCTGTATGCAAGACTCAGATCCTTTTTCGTATTTTCCCCTATTTGGTTTTTAGCTTACTTACCCTTTTCTAGGTAAGGGATATTGCATATCCCTTCTATGGAGTATCAGCCAAAACTGGGGAGGCTGGAGAGAGCAAGAGCCTTTGGGAAACAAATTATGtgatatttaaattttctctgGTCATGCTTCTTTGTAAATACCCCCATTTGAATGCTGTGTATTTGTACAGGAAATTGAGCAAAAAATGTATAGATTGTGATGTCTGACTGGTATTCTGCCctgtaaatgtgtttttaacCTCTGGCATTCtgtgcttatttaaaaaaaaaaggcgaaAACCTCTAACCACTTCTCTTTTGTGTattcatgtttaaaataaaatgaaaacagctaTCTTATCTATAATGGAAATcaaattcaaaaggaaaaaaattaatttgtacaAGTGTCCTAAAGGTACTTCATTGTATATATTGTGATAGCATGTTTCCAGAACCAACAAATAAGTGGTGTGAATTTTAGATGTAAATATCTGCCGTTTGTTTTGGGTTCCTTTCCCTTACCCATTCACTCGACTGCTGTGATGTGGAATTAAAGATTAATACCTGATATTAAAACAGTACAGCTGTATGGTCATTGCTGTCCTTGAGGCAGGGCTATCCTCAGGCTTCTCCAAACCTTCACAAGAGACAAGGAAGAGCCCTCACTTCCCACCTCTGTGTGAATGACAAAAACGGGGGGCAACCTAAAGGCCCTTGTGTGTGGTGAGGGAACAGCTTCCATGTTTAAGTGTTATTTAGTATCAATTTCTTGAAGCAAGCAGCAGGTACAGCCCCCTCCTGGTCTAGTCAGGCAGATGGACATGGCACTTGCAACGGCCCCAGGCCAGTTTGGGGGCAATACTTTCAGAGACAAAGCTCTCCCCTAGGACAGCTGTGGAGTGGCTGGGTGCCACTTCCTTatcagctggggttaaaccaccaCTATCTCACTGCCTAAAAGACTGCTACTCTTTTATTGCAATAGTACTTAAATACTGATCATTTGAACAGAATAGGTGTGAAAGAATAGTAGTTAAGACATGTAGGAAcacaggatttgggaattgAGAGCTATGGTGACTTCTACAGGCTCCTAATctcatattttcttctattaatACTAATAAATGAGGTCATTGTACAGGAGGCAAAATAACTCATTTAATGTCtcaacaaaccaacaaaaaaatttCTGATACCTGTCTCAAAAGACATTTAGCAGCAATTCTGACTCTTCAGGTGGCCCCAGGATGTACATGGACTGCCAAGGCACCCTTTGCACACACCACAATCAAATACTGAGAAGAGAAACTGTAACAGGCTACTGAAGTCTGTATCTGTCAtagaatagaatcatagaatcattcaggttggaaaagacctccaagatcaccaagtccaaccttcAAGGAAATACCACTCTGCCCTCTAAACCATATTGTGAAGTGCCATGTCCACTtggtttttgaacacttccagggatggtgactccaccatttccctgggcaacATGTTACAGGGCTTAACtaccctttcagtgaaaaaatttttcctaatatccaacctgaacccttccctgacacaacttaaggccatttcctcttctcttgtcacttgttccctgggagaaaaGGCCGACCCACACCTGGCTAGAActtttcaggcagctgtagagGGTGGTAAAACCTCCAGCCTGAATGCCCTGGTACCCTCAGCCACTGCTCCTAGGACATATGTTCCCAACCCTTCTTCAATCAGACCCTTGGAGACTGTTTCTAAGCCAGGTTATTCACCTTGGTTAAGTAAGTGGTTTTTAttctgacaaaaataatttattaactAAGCACAGGtaataaaagctgtgttttggCACAACAAAAGATGTGTGAAGCCCTCAGCTGTAAAcaagagttaaaaaaatactCTAGTTTCTGTTCAAACCaacagaacaatttttttcagtgcaagTCCAATACTTTATTTAAGCTGCCACTAGTCAGATTGAAATCTAAATCCCATGTCCACATACCTCTTCTTATCTAAATAAGAAAACTTCAACACAGTTTCAAAATGTGGCTTGTCTGACTCAGTATGAATTTCATTATAAAGCTGATAAGAGGAGAAATTAAACCTCTACAAATGACTCTAACCTGGCAGATGAAAGATTCAGCCTCCCACACCCTATGCATAACTGTGCCTCCATTTCTGGATGATTCTTAACAAGCTATGGACACAAACACAGTTCACAAGACAGAGCTCTGAGTTTAGCTGTCTTAAGAGAAGGTTCACACACCACTTCTCTCTTTTGATGGCCTTTACAGTCAATCCCACATAAATTAACCCAATTTGAAATAGCAGATCTATTACCCTTCATCTTCTATTCAGCATTCATTCACAGCAGTACTGCATTACCTTTTCCCAAACTGTTTCCTGTCCCCCCGACAGAACTCACTTCTATGTCCTCGCAGCCCAGCACCCGAGGCTGAGCCCCTTCATCCCTCCCCATGGCTGTAAGAGATTTGTGTTCTCAGACggcagagccagcacagccccagctcccacagctgccagAACAGCCTCTGTTTACCTGCACTTCCCAACGACTCCAATCCCCACAGATCCACCGAGCCAAATTAACTCTCCTGCCCACTCAATTGGCTGACTAGCCCAGGCAGAccttagagcaccttccagtgcctaaaggggttCCAAGAGAGCGGGAGAGGGACTGTGGACAAGGCCCTAGAGTGATAAGGACATGAAGGAATGACTTCACTCTGACAAAGACCAGGGTTAGATTGGATAATAGGAAGAAACAACAGTGAGGACCAGCACAAGCTCTCCATCTCAGCCAGGACAAATCCCTAATGCTCCAGAGAGACAGGGCATGGAGGGTGGTGGAACAAACAGAGCCCCAAAAACCTCACCATGGATCAAGAAGAAGCACAAGCTAAAATGCAAGGAATCAATTCTAGCTACTGAAACAaactataaataaaaagaaggaaaaaaaaaatcaaaatacaaaagGAGTCCTTGTTCTTCCTCAGACGCACTTGAGGATCCCATATTAAAATACAGAGGCTTATTTCCCAATCCAAAACCAAGTAAAACCACTTGTCTCCTATTCAACAAAAATGTATAAAGTTCCTAGTTTGAAGATGTTTCATAACTGCACTGTTTTGGTAGGTAAACTCTGTACTTATTATGACCTTCCTAAAGTGTCCTAATTCCAAATTTAAGTCCTATTCCCACCTAATTACAAAGCCACTTCATCTCACAGTTCTTTTCACCACTATCCTGATAAGAAACAAGGGCCACAACTTCTCTGCACACCTAAGTCACTTTAATGGGTAATGAGCATAATTCTAAAAAAGCCAATAATCTTCCTAAAGTATACTGATATTGAACAATTCTGGAAATCATTATGGACTGacttaataatatttatattgatCTTAATAACCACATTTGGAGAGATAAAAAGATCTAGAAATGTGCAAAACCACGTCTCCTAATGATGTACTCTCACTGGTAAATACTGTCCTAATTACTGCTCACCTGCTGTGACCTTTCCTGAATCAGGtgctcctcctccccacacTGCCTGTCTCACCTCGTCAAGCTTATCACTTGCACCTGATGACCTGCAAGAAAATTTTGATTAGGCACTGCCCCACCAGGCTGCCTCAAGAGCCCATGGAGCTGCATGGGAGCTCCCTTGCGGTAGTACAGGGCTGTGTGACTCTGCCTCTCCCTTCTTTCACTGGAATGATATCCCAGGATACACAGAGTTACTCGTAAAGCCGCACAAGGAGCTATCAGCAGGTGTGTGCTCCTCTCCCAACTCCAACAGAATTTCAGTTATAAACTCACAGTGTCGGGGATTGTGGAAGGTAGCTAACAGCACAAACTGTGAGGACTTCtggaacagaataaaaatattctgagttggaaaagacccGCAAGGATCACCAAAGTCCAACTCCTAGCCTCGGCACCGGACAACCCCAAGAATCCCCCTATGTGCCCCGACAAAAGGTGACAGGCCCAGCGACTAGGATATTAAGTTGGAATtaagcaaacaagaaaatttctttctggaaaacCACTCACCCAAGAAGCCAGAAACAAGTGCACATTTTGACTTCTCAGCTGTCCCTCCTCAAAGCATCCAGTCCTTGTACCTCACAGAGCGTACCCAGAGCCACCCGTGACGGGCTGTGCCCGTGCTGGCACCGAGCCCGTCCCTCGTCCCCGCCGCTCCCACCCCTCACGGGACACCCATCCCGCGAGCCGCCTGCCCACGCGACTCCTCTGCCCCGCCGACTCCACGCTACTCGGGGACCTCGAGCGACCCTCAGCCTCACCTTGCGCTGCCCCACACCGCCCCGGCACCGCCGGGAGAGGGGCGGAACAGGGGCCGGGGCTGGCCCCACCCGCCCTCAGGTGTGAGGATTTGCCCCTTTCCAAGATGGCGCCCGCAGCCGCCGTCAGGGAGCGCTCGCGAGCGCCCTTCCCTTAACAAAAATGGCAGCGAAGGGGGGCGGGGTCCCGCTCCGCGCGCCGGCGCTCCGCCGCCTCTCCCCAATCAGCGGCCGCCAACTCTCCCGTGGAGGCGACGGCGCGGCCAATGGGAGCGGAGAGCGTGGCggccgggcggggagcgggccaatggggcggcggcggcgggggcagcCGGTGTGGGGTGGTGGTGCCGGTGGTGCCGGTGCGGCGGGCGCTACCGGGCGAGGCGGGATGCGGGCGGCCCACGGGCTTTGCGCGGcgctggccctgctcctgctgccggCCGGTGGCCGAGCGCTGCGCGACGGGGACTGCGAGGGTGAGTGCGGCCGGGCCCGACCCGCGGGCACGGCGGGGGGAGGCCGCTCCTCGCCGGTCCGCCAGGTTGTGGGGCCGGGACGCGgagcagccttggggctgttACAGCCCCTAGTGACAGCTCGGCCgccggggctgggccgggccggcgggagCGCTGCCTCCAGCGGCAGGAAAAGTCTCCCAAGTCTGGCTAAGTGCAGACGGGCCTGGCCGAGCGCCGCTCGCAGGCGACCGGTGTCGGGACGGTGCTCGGGGGTGTCCGGTGCCGGGGCGATGCGCCGGGATGCCCGCGGGGAAGGCGGGGCGGGGCTTCCAGCCGCGTCCCGCGCCGGCGACGGGATCTCCCTTCCGGGAGTACTGCTCTCTCTCTGTCGGGAAGTTGCCGGTCCCTCTCCACGGGGTCAGCGGTGGTGTAGAGTCCCCACGGGAAAGAGGAGCGGCGACTCCGGGAGACCGGACCGTCTCCAGGCCGGGAGATCAGCACTGTTGAGGCTCGGCACTGGCGGGGCAGCGCTCCCCGCCGGCTTTCCCTGCCGGGTGACGGTGaccaggcagggagcaggagaacGCGAGTGAGGTTACTCACCCGGGACTCCCCCTTAATCATCACAGTATTACGGAGTGCTCGGAGTCCTCTCagtgagcacagccaggagccGTGAGAGCTGATCCAAATCAAGTCGGGCCTTTTGTGTACCACGGAAATACGAACGCCTCGGGGGTGGAACCTGTTGAACTGCACAGCAAATTAAGCTGCTCCTGTGCAGTGCACTGAACAGATTCCCCAAGTGAAGCAAGAAGAACTTGAGGTGGGGCTCTAGTAGCTGGTTTGGGAGTTTGGGATACTAATATCCCTCCTCTACAGTAAGACAGAATGAGGGGTGGGAACCCCATAAATCAAAACTTCCAGCTGCACTAGACTGGGAACGTTTCTATCCTACAGTGGCCATCAGTGTCACTACCTGCAGCAagttttttcttcccaagttttCACTTCCCAATAGCTTACAGTGAACATCAGTGTGTCTGTGACTGGGGACAGACTGGTGGGAGGTAAAAAAGGGTGCTGTATgcatacaaaaaatattttccaaagtgGCCCATCTTATAATTAGTTCTAATTTTAATATAATGAGAATACATTTCTACTCAGTTCTGTGATGGCCATACTCCATTTTCTGTCATATCCAATTACTGTGCCATGCATTGTGTTCTGAGTTGAACACAAGTTGCTAATGACAATAATATTTGCCAGTCCCTTCCTGCTGGAGTAAACAAATCTCATAAAAGCCATAACTCAAACCTGCTCCTTAGAGGCAGAATGGTTCTGGGCACTCATCTTGGCGTGGGAAGGGGTGAGAATCCACAGGTGCTGAGCAGGAATTGGCGGGACTGAAGAGTGCTCGGTCCAGGTGCACAGATGAGTTGTGAGCAGCAGGGTGACCAAAATCTGACACTCAGGGTGTCCCTCAGTCATCCCACAAGCTGTctgccctccttcccagccacaCACGGGGCTGCTGCACTTTGGAGCACGTACGGAGTGACTGCTGCCAAGGGAAGGAGCAGTGACCGATTTGTGCAGCCCTTCCCACAGGCAGGAACTTGGATCTGTcctctcagctgcagctgcacttgTGGGAGTTGCGTTATGTCTAAGAGTATTCCCTCTTTCCATCTGAAACTGCATCAGAAGCTTGTGGAAatgaaagaaggagaaaggtgCTATGGGAACATGGCATGGgatcacatttctttttctcttggaagTAATTTCAACTGAAGCAGCCTGGTAATCAGTGATACCCTGTTACTGAAGTCAGCACACGGGGAGTCTCAGAGGATTATGTACAGAGTTGGTTTTCTGTCAGCACTGGGTTTGACACCCATGTTCTTACAAGTTGCTTCCCAAAGCAGCAAGACAACTTTAAATGTACATTTTTGCATGGGCGCGGTTTTGTGTCCATATGATCCTGTGCTCACTCGGGACAGTGTACAGTGGCCCCTAGACACTTGCATGGATCTCATTTCTCAGATTGTCACAAACCCACCAAAAGTACCGGGGCATGTTGTTGATTCACATGTGCTCTGAATGACTTTCTGAACCATGGGTGAAGTTCAGAAAAGTTCTGTTAACCAAACCCCCGATTCCATTTCCCTACAAGTGTCCTCTAAGAGCTGCCATGAGCTTACTGCTCTGGCTGATAACTCCATCCATCTTCCCTTCCAGTGTGTGTCACATTCCTGGGAAGGTTCTACCAGAGTCTAAAGGACAATGATGTTGAATTCACACCTTCCAGTATTGAAAAGGAGCTCTTGAAATCCTGCAAAGAAGCAAAGGGCAAAGAGAATCGCCTGGTAAGTAGGGGGAGTCAGTAATATTTCCCTTCTGCAAATGAGGGGAAACTGAGTTTGTATGATGTGGCTTCCCAGGAGCTGTTTTTGGTGGCTCTGTGGCCACAGTAGGTCCTGTATTTTTTATGAAAGGACTTGAGGAGTTCAATCTCTTTACcttataaaaaaggaaaaaaaaccaccaccctGTCAACAGTGATTGGACTGGCTGGCATCTCACTGTTACTGAAGCACTGGATATTACAAAGCTTTTGTTTGGTGTAGGGTTTCCCTGTCCCTTAAATGGTATTTGGGGTGCTATGTaatctgttaaaatatttattaaaatctgttaaaatatttatctttggCTGCTTAGCTGAAAactaaataaaggaaaaccaaaTTGCCCTAACTAAAACCAGAGGCAGTTTGTGAATGAAGAGgcccaaggaaaaagcctgcaCTCTCCTCAGAGATCTATAGAGATACCATCAGACATGCAGAGGGGGAATGCTTCAGAGAGGCTCTTTGAATGAAGAAGACTTTAATCCTAATCCTGTTCAATTTTTATAAAGTTAAGAAACAAGATCAGCCTCAGCAGCTGTAATATCATTGCAATGGAAAACACCTGCTCAGTATTCTGGGCTCAGTTAGGCTCCTTTTGCCCAGCTCTAGCTCTAGTCCCTTGGGGAGGTTCTCTAACAGTAAACATCGAGCTGCAAAACCAGATGAGAACAGGAACAGAAAACTCTGCTTTTAGAAGCTTTTTTTCCATGCATCCCCACttcactcttttctttcctctagtGCTATTACATTGGGGCCACAAGTGATGCAGCCACCAAAATCATTAACGAGGTATCAAAGCCCATGAGTCACCACATCCCTGTGGAAAAGATCTGTGAGAAGCTAAAGAAGAAAGACAGTCAGATCTGTGAACTAAAATACGGTGAGTTGCCTGCACTCATGATACCTGCCCATGATTTGCTGGGGTGTGGATGACTGGGGGTGAAGCAACATCCTAAAACTACTCAGTCCTGAGTTCTGTAGCCTGGTAAGGTTGCACAACCTGGGTTGCTCTCCATGAACATCCTAGAGAGTTCTATGGAGATGCTTAGCTAAGACTGTTGGCTGCTAACCCTTCTTGGCTTCAGGGACTCTGCAGGGACTCTGATCAGCCCTGGAATAACTAACTCCCAGGTGTAGCAGCACTGCTGCGCTCACACTGCTGTTTGGAACGTTGTGTTTGGGAGGGTGTGTGGtacagcctgtgctggcagcaggcaggggtgTCACTGTGGCGGGGCTCAGGCCCttggctgagctctgcagtcccagctgctctcctgttCCCATCAGCAGGGTGATAAATTATGCTTTCTTACCTCCTCTGGTGCCTCCTCAGAGCATTCCACTCTGTTTCTCATCATCTTCCTTGAACTCTCATGTTCCTAAGATGACTCCTCTTCTTGAAAAGACTAATACAAAAAACAGGCATAGAAATGCCCCCTTCTGCTTTCCCTTATAGCTGCCCTTACACCCCCTGGAGACACCCCTTAGATTGTGGGTCTTTATACTTTTCATTTCTCCTACTAAGGTTGTGTTGCTTCCTaaaaagctttttgttgttgtcacTTTCTTATCTTTCCCTTGAAATCACTCTGCTACATTTCTTTTATCCAGTGGAAAAGAAGTGTTACTGCTCGTGTAATAAAGGGGCTTTCAGGGCTATTATGGAACTCCTGCATCTAAACTGCAAGCAAGCTTTCTGTCTTCTAATAATTTTTAGCATTAAGAGCCTTATCTGCTGTGCAAACCTAACTTAGGCGTTCCTTCCACCCCCGgcacctctctctctcttgggTTTTGGCTTCCTCGCCCACCTGGCATGTCTGAATGCCACTCTGCTCTCCCCGCAGACAAGCAGATCGACCTAAGCACCGCCGACCTGCGCAAGCTGCGCGTCAAGGAGCTGCGGCGGATCCTGGATGACTGGGGCGAGGTGTGCAAGGGCTGTGTCGAGAAGTACGACTTCATCCGCAGGATCCACGAACTGATGCCCAAGTACGCGCCGAGGGCGGCCGGCGCCCGGACAGACCTCTGAGGGCCGAGACCGGGGCGATCCTGGGGCTCCGAGGGGCGAGACCGGGCCTGTGAGGGGACTGTGAGGGGCGACCTTGAGGCTCTGAGGGGCGACGCCGGCCCCGCGCTTTGTACGGGACTTTCATTAAAGTTCGCCGGTGTGTACCGGGCGGAGCCGTGCCGTGTGACGTGATTGCGGGACACTCCCCCCCCCTCTCCAGACCCCGCACCCGCCGGGTCGCGGCGTTCCCcgtccccccctccccgccctcGCTGCATCCGCGGGCCGGCCCCGCGCGCGCCCCCTCAGCGCGCCGAGGGGCGGGGCTTCGCCGCCCGCCCTGATTGGCCGCCCGACCGCcgcgcgcgggcggcgggaaGCGCCGTGTGACGTCACGGCCCCGTGACGCCGACTTGCGGCGCGGCGCGCGCGGGGCGATGACGTAGGGCCCGCGCGGCGCGGCGGCCGGAGCCGCCTTCGCTCCCTTTTgtccaagatggcggcggccgccggAGGCGCCTCCTGAGCCGCGGGCCCGGCGCGATGAAGCGCGGCAGCGACCGCGACTCGAGCCCGCCGGGGGCCGCGGGCGGacgcgcggccgccgccgccaaGCGGCCCCGCGACCGCGACCGCGAGAGCAGCAGCCGACGCGGCCCGCACCGCAGCTCGGGCGCCTCCCGCAGCAGCCGGGACAAGTCCacgcccggcggcggcggcggaggcggcggcggcaccaccaccagcagcggcggcggcggcggaggcggcTCCAGCTCCCGCAGCCACCGCGGCGATGAGcgcgccggcggcggcggcgactCGAACCACCGCCCGGCGGGGAGCGGCTCGGCCTCGGGCGCCCGCGGCGGCAGCCAGGCCGCcccctcgtcctcctcctcctcctcttcccggGCGCTCGGCGTGCCCAAGGCCAAGGCGCTGCCGGGCGCCGTGGTAGCCCCGTCGCTGCTGCTGGCCGGGCCGCCGCCGGGCGCCGCGCCCTCGCTGCTGCTGGCGCCGCTCGGGGGCTCGGCCGGGCTGGCCGGGGAGCCTCCCGGCTCCTGCGAGTACAAGACGCTGCTGGTGAGCGGGCTGAGCGCGGCCTTGCCCGACCAGCTGCTGGAGGACGGGCTGTTCCGCCTCTTCCAGCGCTtcgcgggcggcggcgccggggacATCAGTGTCAAGCTCTCGCACACGCCCGAGCTCGGCCGCGTCGCCTACGTGAACTTCCGACACCCCGGGGACGCCCGCGATGCCCGCCGGCACGCCCGGGCCCGGCAGCTGCTCCTCTACGACCGGCCGCTCAAGGTGGAGCCCGTGTACCTGCGCGGGGGCCGGCGGAGCCGCacgccgccccccgcgccctCCCCGGAGCCGCTGGGGTACCTGCCGCCGCTGCACAGCGCCTACCAATACAAGCAGCGCTCGCTGTCGCCGGTCACCAGCCCCTTGCTGCGGGAGCCGCGGCCCCGCcacgccgccgccgccgccttcGCGCTGGAAGCGGCCGCCATCGGGCTCTcccgggagcgggagcgggccCTGGATTACTACGGGCTGTACGACGAGCGCGGCCGCCCGTACAGTTACCCCATCGTGGCCGAGGAAGACCTGATGCCAGAGGATGACCAGAGAGCCACCCGCAACCTCTTCATCGGCAACCTGGACCACAACGTGTCGGAGGTGGAGCTGAGGCGCGCCTTCGAGAAGTATGGCATCATCGAGGAGGTGGTGATCAAGCGCCCCGCACGTGGCCAGGGCGGTGCCTACGCCTTCCTCAAGTTCCAGAACTTAGATATGGCTCACCGGGCCAAGGTGGCCATGTCGGGCCGCGTTGTGGGCAGGAACCCCATCAAAATTGGCTACGGAAAAGCCAACCCCACCACCCGGCTGTGGGTGGGGGGCCTTGGCCCCAGCACTTCCCTGGCCGCCCTGGCCAGGGAGTTCGACCGCTTTGGCAGCATCAGGACTATTGACTACGTGAAGGGCGACAGCTTCGCTTACATCCAGTACGAGAGCCTGGACGCTGCCCAGGCCGCCTGCGCGCAGATGAGGGGCTTTCCTTTGGGCGGACCGGAGAGGAGGCTCCGAGTGGATTTTGCCAAAGCAGAAGAGACGAGATACCCGCAGCAGTACCAGCCCGCGCCGCTCCCCGTGCACTACGAGCTGCTGGCTGACGGCTACAGCCGGCACCGGAGCCTGGAGCAAGACTTGAGGGTGCGGGATAGGACTCCTCCACACCTCCTGTACtcggacagggacaggagctttGTGGAGGCAGACTGGGCCAGCCCTGCCAAAAACGCCGAACGCAGGAACAACCTGGAGAGCTACAGCCGGTCCGTGCGCAGCCGGAGCGGGGAGCGCTGGGGCAGCGACGGCGACCGCAGCGTGCCCAAACCGTGGGAAGAGAGGCGGAGACGCCGGAGTCTTTCCAGCGACCGTGGGAGGACTACTCACTCGCCTTACGAGGACAGAAGCAGGACAAAGGCCAGTGGGCCAGCTCTAGACCGCAGCCCTGACAGGGCTCGCAAGGAGAACCACACTACAGAACCCGGAGCCGAGAAAGAGCAGAGCAACTCCCTCCAGAACAATCGTCACGCGGCCGAGGAGAAACCCCACCGCGA is a window of Vidua macroura isolate BioBank_ID:100142 chromosome 13, ASM2450914v1, whole genome shotgun sequence DNA encoding:
- the MANF gene encoding mesencephalic astrocyte-derived neurotrophic factor — encoded protein: MAAKGGGVPLRAPALRRLSPISGRQLSRGGDGAANGSGERGGRAGSGPMGRRRRGQPVWGGGAGGAGAAGATGRGGMRAAHGLCAALALLLLPAGGRALRDGDCEVCVTFLGRFYQSLKDNDVEFTPSSIEKELLKSCKEAKGKENRLCYYIGATSDAATKIINEVSKPMSHHIPVEKICEKLKKKDSQICELKYDKQIDLSTADLRKLRVKELRRILDDWGEVCKGCVEKYDFIRRIHELMPKYAPRAAGARTDL
- the RBM15B gene encoding putative RNA-binding protein 15B; amino-acid sequence: MKRGSDRDSSPPGAAGGRAAAAAKRPRDRDRESSSRRGPHRSSGASRSSRDKSTPGGGGGGGGGTTTSSGGGGGGGSSSRSHRGDERAGGGGDSNHRPAGSGSASGARGGSQAAPSSSSSSSSRALGVPKAKALPGAVVAPSLLLAGPPPGAAPSLLLAPLGGSAGLAGEPPGSCEYKTLLVSGLSAALPDQLLEDGLFRLFQRFAGGGAGDISVKLSHTPELGRVAYVNFRHPGDARDARRHARARQLLLYDRPLKVEPVYLRGGRRSRTPPPAPSPEPLGYLPPLHSAYQYKQRSLSPVTSPLLREPRPRHAAAAAFALEAAAIGLSRERERALDYYGLYDERGRPYSYPIVAEEDLMPEDDQRATRNLFIGNLDHNVSEVELRRAFEKYGIIEEVVIKRPARGQGGAYAFLKFQNLDMAHRAKVAMSGRVVGRNPIKIGYGKANPTTRLWVGGLGPSTSLAALAREFDRFGSIRTIDYVKGDSFAYIQYESLDAAQAACAQMRGFPLGGPERRLRVDFAKAEETRYPQQYQPAPLPVHYELLADGYSRHRSLEQDLRVRDRTPPHLLYSDRDRSFVEADWASPAKNAERRNNLESYSRSVRSRSGERWGSDGDRSVPKPWEERRRRRSLSSDRGRTTHSPYEDRSRTKASGPALDRSPDRARKENHTTEPGAEKEQSNSLQNNRHAAEEKPHREPADAPQPKKRDSERNHRTGESESKTHEEPKSETKKLKNLSEYAQTLQLAWNGLLVLKNSCFPTSMHILEGDVGVINGLLKDHSSGGKLTQLKIAQRLRLDQPKLDEVTRRIKQGSPNGYAVLLATQSAPAGAGAEGTFPVVEPGLQRRLLRNLVSYLKQKQAAGVISLPVGGAKGRDSTGMLYAFPPCEFSQQYLQSALRTLGKLEEEHMVIVIVKDTA